The genomic region aataaattcaaaatttgaaatttaaactcatgaacattctggaaaaatcccatgacactcataatgttcaaaaacttaggttaaaaatttcgaaaattatccggaaaaacaatgttgcggttttatcgattttaactaaaataatcataaaaatatgagaaaaattattttcaccaacttttcaattttagatctgaaaaagataataaaaagcaacatgtgacgtttttccttagtcatgaagtatgttttagcaatttttcactaaaaatgtcactatttatgctatttttcttcaaaaattcataaatcatgcataaagacttcaatatagccaattattttacacacatcttgtaaaattgcatgtgacaacatactaaatttatatgaccagaatcgaaatttatctcatattaacctatttttcaccaaaaaacgaatttaataataaaaaattcatttttcgagcaaaacaactcataaaattatgaaactttccagatcatctaataataatatatgtgaaaacatatccaaaaagaattggaaaattcgaagtttagctaattttcgtccaaaaatggcatttttatcataaaaatcacattttaatgccaatattatataatatgaacagtaaaatccgtaaattaaccaaaaatcctaaaaatcattttaggaccagaaacttatcatgcatgaatttatttcgtgatatatcataataacacaaatttacaagttttatatgttaatcgtataactcggaaaaactataaccgatttgcatgcaaacaaccattgctctgataccaattgaaggaaaggtGGTTCTATATccttactaacatattcatatatgcataaattaatttgtcataaaattaactaatgatcttatgcatgcaaacattaaaacaaagagaggaagaaacattattcttacattgcaatatcggtatatatgggcacaaaagagttctccttctcttttgttcttgagctatcccttaaatggaagaacaaagaacccaagacccaagtgtaggatctctcccaaggctttatacccaaagctttctcttaattaaaaccaatattatgaagactaaataatactaattttgcaagaaaattgaaccaaaaataatggTCACCTAAGGCACTTGATGCCACGGTTTTGGAGAGGAGAGGAAGAGTTTTTATGCCTATTAAAACACTTATTTTTCAGCAtctagaatgaatgaatgatggcTACTTTATATAAGCAAAACAATggcaaaagaagaataaaaaacaACCCTTTGGACTTCCTCTTTGAACCGTGTAAAGAGGAGAAGGTagaaggtttttttttttattctcttCTATGTTTGGTActattgataatatggattccatattacatttgtcaatttgtcaatatgttacatgtcatatgtcacataaatttgttatgtatttttaacatattaaaaatcaacgtattaataaaaatacgtcacatacaaaaatcgacttagtaattcataattactagtaccaaaatattttaccaattataaatcacaacaacttgtatttataattattcattcaatttcaattgtttccttaaacaataatttcatctgagtaaagatacaattcgattactcagaccgtatctcatctaaatgagacacgtaaattttacttccaaaatcgtccgtcaattttcaagtaatttaattaactcgtaacattatacgattaattaaataatcaattaagagtgttgccctataggtatgacctaggggatcaactgatcaccaccgtcgcacgacagtaatgtcaaactctagtcagccaatcattaccgatatgtgtggaccagttgacagtaaaaatacttcccaaatgtattctttaaaatgagatttaataatgatatttaaatcatatgatcgcactgttgttgaggacacatttcccaacaggggGACACAAATTCAGCATATTTCCATGGTCTTATCAGGAAAAAATGTATGAGAAACAGTGTCATTCAAATTGAAGATCAGCATGGAATAGTTTGTTCAGAGAGTAGTAGCATTCAGAATGCATTCTTGGACTACTATCAAGGGCTACTTGGAAGTAAAAAGACTACTGAGGATGTGAGGGATGCTGTATTGGCTTATGGGAATGTCTGTAATGAGGAGCATGTTGAGATTTTATCAAAGCCAGTGACTTTTGAGGAGGTGAAACAGGTGGTGTTCTCTATTCCCATTGACAAAGCCCCAGGACCTGATGGGTTCTCAAGTGGATTCTTTCGAGATGCTTGGAGTGTGATTGGGCAGGATGTATTTGACGCAGTCAAGGACTTCTTTGTAACTGGTAAATTACTTGGCCAGATAAATGCCACCAATGTGTGCCTGATCCCCAAATGTGAGAGACCAACTTCAGTGAAACAATTTAGGCCCATTGCATGCTGCAATATGTTATACAAAATCATTTCTAAACTCCTTTGCAATAGATTAGCTCTAGTTACGCGGATATTATTCATGAATGTCGGGAGCATTTGTTCAAGGGAGGTCCATCATTGAAAATGTCCTGATTTGCCAAGATATTGTCCATCAAGTACTCCGGGGAAGAATGTGTCACCTAGATGCCTGTTTAAAATAGATTTACAAAAAGCGTATGATCTGATTGAATGGGAATTTGTGGAGCAAATGTTGATGGGTTGCGATTTCCAAAACATTTTATTACTCTGATCATGGCTTGCATTCAATCCACTTCCTTTACTTTGGTCTTGAATGGGAATAACTTTGGCTACTTCAAAGGTATGAGGGGTCTGCGTCAAGGTGATCCTGTGTCTCCTCTCATCTTTACAATCTGTATGGAATACTTGACAAGACTCATTAAGTTTGCAACAACAAGATGGACTTTTCACTATCATCCTTTATGTAAGGGACTCAAGCTCACTCACCTTATGTTTGCGGATGACCTGTTGATGTTTAGTAAAGGGGATGCTCCTTCTATTCTCCTACTTTTGAGAGCTTTCAGTTCCTTCTCTAAAGCATCAGGATTAAGTATGAATAACAGTAAGTCAGAAATCTTTTTTAATGGGATGCAGGAGGAATTACAGAAGGATATCCTTGCTGTGTCTGGTTTCCAGGAAGGCACTATGCCTTTTAAGTATCTGGGAGTACCCATACAGCCTGGGAAGATGAGCAAGAAGGACTGTCAATGCCTGATAGAAAAAATGGTAACAAAAATTCGTAGCATGGGAGCAAAGAAGTTATCTTATGCAGGAAGAGTGGTTCTAATAAACTCAGTCCTTAACACTCTTTACAATTATTGGGCTGCCATGTTCATTATCCCAAAGAGTGTGATCAAAAGAGTAGAGGCTATCTGCAGGAATTTTTTATGGAGTAGCTCATCTGAGTACCACAGGGTTCCTTTGGTTGGATGGGATAGAGTTACATTGCCAAAGGATGAAGGAGGTCTAGGAATTAAAAAAGCAGAGCTGTGGAATGTTGCCTCAGTGGGGAAATTGGTGAATTGGCTATATATAAAGCCTGATAGGCTTTGGATCAAATGGGTTGCTAATGTGTACTTAAAGGGAGCTGAATGGAATGATTATACTCCTGGAAAGGATACCCTCTGGACCTGGAAGAGCATTTGTAAGGTGAAGGAAAGGATTAAAAGTGGATTTCATGATAATATTTGGATCTCTTCGACCAAAGGATACTCAATAAGTAATGGATATGAATGGTTGATGGGTCAGCATCCCAAAACTGCCTGGTCTACTCTTGTTTGGAATAATTGGAACATCCCTAAACACTCTATTATTGCTTGGATGATTATGCAAGATGGACTAAAACTGAGAACCAAGCTACATGCTATTGGTTTGTGCCCTGATGATGACTGCATATTATGTGGGGAACAGCCTGAGACTAGTGACCATCTCTTCTCAGAATGCAGGTTCACTAGTAAGGTTAAGGATAGAATTGCAGACTGGATAGGTAAGCAAATGCCTGATCCCACTGCATTAATATCTGCAAACAGGAACAAACTGCAATGGAAGGCCTCTGCGTGTGTTCAAGCAGCATTCTGGTATACCATTTGGTTTCAGAGAAACAGTGCGAGACATCAGTTGTGTGTTCAGAGACCTGACATTGTAGCACATCAACTGAAGCAGCTAATTCAGAGGAGAATTCGTAGCAAAATGTGTACTCTAGGAAGCAATGGTGTCATTGATTGGCAGGCAAGCATAGGATTTATATGTTAGAATGTCTTAGCTGGGATTCGAACACTGTCCTTATAATTATGGCTGTTTTTTGATATATttaatatactcacatttcacctaaaaaaaaaaagaaggatgGGAGCATGAGATTTTGTATAGATTATAGGTAATTGGATAACGTGATGATTAAGAATAGGTACTCGTTGCCTCgaattaataatttatttgatcagctgagtggagctggagttttctctaagatcgacttaaggtcgggttaccatcagttGAGAGTTAAGGaggaggatattcctaagactgccttTAGGACGAGGTATGAACATTATGAGTTTGTggttatgccttttggtttgactaaTGCACCTAcagtatttatggatttgatgaatagagtgTTTAGTCCTTACCTTGATCAGTTTGTTGTCGTCTTTATTGATGATATATCGGTATACTTTAAGAATAACGAGGAGCATGAgaagcatttgaggattgtgttgcagaccctGAGGGAGAATAATTTATATGCTAAGTTgagtaagtgtgagttttggttggataaGGTAGCATTTTTGGGGCATGTGGTGTCAAAGAAGGGAGTGTTAGTTGATCCAGGTAAAATTGAGATATCTAACTAGGATAGGCCAAAAAATGTGGCGGATGTGAGGAGTCTTCTGGGGTTGGTTggttactacaggagatttgtgaaagatttctctaaagTAGCTAAGCCTTTGACTGTTTTGAAGAGAAAGGAGAACATGTTtaagtgggatgagagttgtgagacagaTTTTCTAACCTTGAAGgagcgct from Silene latifolia isolate original U9 population chromosome 3, ASM4854445v1, whole genome shotgun sequence harbors:
- the LOC141649355 gene encoding uncharacterized protein LOC141649355 — protein: MRNSVIQIEDQHGIVCSESSSIQNAFLDYYQGLLGSKKTTEDVRDAVLAYGNVCNEEHVEILSKPVTFEEVKQVVFSIPIDKAPGPDGFSSGFFRDAWSVIGQDVFDAVKDFFVTGMRGLRQGDPVSPLIFTICMEYLTRLIKFATTRWTFHYHPLCKGLKLTHLMFADDLLMFSKGDAPSILLLLRAFSSFSKASGLSMNNSKSEIFFNGMQEELQKDILAVSGFQEGTMPFKYLGVPIQPGKMSKKDCQCLIEKMVTKIRSMGAKKLSYAGRVVLINSVLNTLYNYWAAMFIIPKSVIKRVEAICRNFLWSSSSEYHRVPLVGWDRVTLPKDEGGLGIKKAELWNVASVGKLVNWLYIKPDRLWIKWVANVYLKGAEWNDYTPGKDTLWTWKSICKVKERIKSGFHDNIWISSTKGYSISNGYEWLMGQHPKTAWSTLVWNNWNIPKHSIIAWMIMQDGLKLRTKLHAIGLCPDDDCILCGEQPETSDHLFSECRFTSKVKDRIADWIGKQMPDPTALISANRNKLQWKASACVQAAFWYTIWFQRNSARHQLCVQRPDIVAHQLKQLIQRRIRSKMCTLGSNGVIDWQLRVKEEDIPKTAFRTRYEHYEFVVMPFGLTNAPTVFMDLMNRVFSPYLDQFVVVFIDDISVYFKNNEEHEKHLRIVLQTLRENNLYAKLSKCEFWLDKVAFLGHVVSKKGVLVDPGKIEISN